The Streptomyces sp. NBC_01275 genome has a segment encoding these proteins:
- a CDS encoding endo alpha-1,4 polygalactosaminidase: protein MRRPILLLTLFLLPLAGCASAPDDAPDGRTSDAAGQRWRPAPGIDWQWQLSGRLDTSIDVPVYDVDGFDHTADTVADLHRDGRKVICYLSTGAWEDWRPDADEFPKSVLGKGNGWDGERWLDIRRTDVLKPLMAARLDMCREKGFDAVEPDNMDGYKNTTGFPIKAADQLRYNRLIAELAHDRGLSVGLKNDLDQIPQLVDDFDFAVNEQCAQYEECDDLTPFIEAGKAVFHVEYELPTSRFCADSRRLKLSSLLKKYELGAWREAC from the coding sequence GTGAGACGCCCGATCCTGCTCCTGACCCTCTTTCTGCTGCCGCTCGCGGGCTGCGCCTCCGCGCCGGACGACGCTCCGGACGGCAGGACTTCCGACGCGGCCGGGCAGCGCTGGCGGCCCGCCCCCGGCATCGACTGGCAGTGGCAGCTCAGCGGTCGGCTGGACACCTCGATCGACGTGCCGGTCTACGACGTCGACGGCTTCGACCACACCGCGGACACGGTCGCCGACCTGCACCGCGACGGCCGCAAGGTCATCTGCTACCTGTCCACCGGCGCCTGGGAGGACTGGCGTCCCGACGCCGACGAGTTCCCCAAGTCCGTGCTGGGCAAGGGAAACGGCTGGGACGGCGAGCGCTGGCTCGACATCCGCCGCACCGACGTCCTGAAACCCCTGATGGCGGCTCGCCTCGACATGTGCCGCGAGAAGGGCTTCGACGCGGTCGAGCCGGACAACATGGACGGCTACAAGAACACGACCGGCTTCCCGATCAAGGCCGCAGACCAGCTCCGCTACAACCGGCTCATCGCCGAACTCGCCCACGACCGGGGCCTGTCGGTCGGCCTGAAGAACGACCTCGACCAGATCCCGCAGCTCGTCGACGACTTCGACTTCGCGGTCAACGAACAGTGCGCCCAGTACGAGGAGTGCGACGACCTGACCCCGTTCATCGAGGCGGGCAAGGCCGTCTTCCACGTCGAGTACGAGCTCCCCACGAGCCGCTTCTGCGCCGACTCCCGCCGCCTGAAGCTGAGTTCCCTGCTGAAGAAGTACGAGCTGGGCGCGTGGCGCGAGGCCTGCTGA
- a CDS encoding leucyl aminopeptidase — translation MTALTLSTAAAPGLRADAIVIGVAKAANGPVVAPGAESVDKAYDGRLAGVLETLGASGAEGEVTKLPAPAGFKAPLVLAVGLGAEPEKDASFDAEALRRAAGVAARTLTGAKKAAFALPVTDAADIGAIAEGIVLGAYSFDAYKAAPRDAKAKNGKAPLAEAALLGGKPRDAAHKAALVRAGAVGEELNRARDLINMPPNDLDPEAFAALVQTAAKEHGIKVQVLDEKALAKGGYGGILGVGVGSAATPRLVKLSYTAGKANKHLAFVGKGITYDSGGISLKPAGHNETMKCDMSGAAAVFAAVVAAARLGLEVNVTGWLALAENMPSGSATRPGDVLRMYSGKTVEVLNTDAEGRLVLADALWAASEEKPDAIVDVATLTGAMVLALGSRTFGIMANDDAFRSALHEAAEEVGEPAWPMPLPEHLRKGMDSPVADIANMGERMGGGLVAGLFLREFVGEGITWAHLDIAGPAFNDGGPFGYTPKGGTGSAVRTLVRLAELTAAGDLG, via the coding sequence GTGACTGCTCTCACTCTCAGCACCGCCGCGGCGCCCGGCCTCCGGGCCGACGCGATCGTGATCGGTGTCGCCAAGGCCGCGAACGGCCCGGTCGTCGCGCCGGGCGCCGAGTCCGTGGACAAGGCCTACGACGGCCGGCTCGCCGGCGTCCTGGAAACCCTCGGAGCCTCCGGCGCCGAGGGCGAGGTGACCAAGCTGCCCGCCCCGGCCGGCTTCAAGGCGCCGCTCGTTCTGGCGGTGGGACTGGGCGCGGAGCCCGAGAAGGACGCCTCCTTCGACGCCGAGGCCCTGCGCCGGGCGGCCGGCGTGGCCGCCCGCACCCTCACCGGCGCCAAGAAGGCCGCCTTCGCCCTGCCGGTGACCGACGCCGCCGACATCGGCGCGATCGCCGAGGGCATCGTGCTCGGCGCGTACTCCTTCGACGCCTACAAGGCCGCCCCCCGCGACGCCAAGGCCAAGAACGGCAAGGCGCCCCTCGCCGAGGCCGCCCTGCTCGGCGGCAAGCCGCGCGACGCCGCCCACAAGGCCGCGCTGGTCCGCGCCGGCGCCGTCGGCGAGGAGCTCAACCGCGCCCGCGACCTGATCAACATGCCGCCCAACGACCTCGACCCGGAGGCCTTCGCCGCCCTCGTGCAGACGGCGGCCAAGGAGCACGGCATCAAGGTGCAGGTGCTCGACGAGAAGGCCCTGGCCAAGGGCGGCTACGGCGGCATCCTCGGCGTCGGCGTCGGCTCGGCGGCGACCCCGCGCCTGGTGAAGCTGTCGTACACCGCCGGCAAGGCGAACAAGCACCTCGCCTTCGTCGGCAAGGGCATCACCTACGACTCGGGCGGCATCTCGCTGAAGCCGGCCGGTCACAACGAGACCATGAAGTGCGACATGAGCGGCGCGGCCGCGGTCTTCGCCGCCGTGGTCGCCGCGGCGCGCCTCGGCCTCGAGGTCAACGTCACCGGCTGGCTGGCGCTGGCCGAGAACATGCCGTCCGGCTCCGCCACCCGCCCGGGTGACGTGCTGCGCATGTACAGCGGCAAGACGGTCGAGGTCCTCAACACCGACGCCGAGGGCCGGCTGGTGCTCGCCGACGCGCTGTGGGCCGCCTCCGAGGAGAAGCCGGACGCGATCGTGGACGTCGCGACGCTGACCGGCGCGATGGTGCTGGCGCTGGGCAGCCGGACGTTCGGGATCATGGCGAACGACGACGCGTTCCGCTCCGCGCTGCACGAGGCGGCGGAGGAGGTCGGCGAGCCGGCCTGGCCGATGCCGCTGCCGGAGCACCTGCGCAAGGGCATGGACTCCCCCGTCGCCGACATCGCGAACATGGGCGAGCGGATGGGCGGCGGGCTGGTGGCCGGGCTCTTCCTGCGGGAGTTCGTGGGCGAGGGGATCACCTGGGCGCACCTGGACATCGCCGGGCCGGCGTTCAACGACGGCGGACCGTTCGGGTACACGCCCAAGGGCGGAACGGGAAGCGCTGTGCGGACTCTGGTGCGGCTCGCTGAGCTGACCGCTGCGGGCGACCTGGGCTGA
- the lpdA gene encoding dihydrolipoyl dehydrogenase, translating to MANDASTVFDLVILGGGSGGYAAALRGAQLGLDVALIEKDKVGGTCLHRGCIPTKALLHAGEIADQARESEQFGVKATFEGIDVPAVHKYKDGVISGLYKGLQGLIASRKVTYIEGTGRLSSPTSVDVNGQRVQGRHVLLATGSVPKSLPGLEIDGDRIISSDHALVLDRVPKSAIILGGGVIGVEFASAWKSFGSDVTIIEGLKHLAPLEDENSSKLLERAFRKRGIKFNLGTFFSKAEYTADGVKVTLADGKEFEAEVLLVAVGRGPVSAGLGYEEQGVAIDRGYVLVDEYMRTNVPTISAVGDLVPTLQLAHVGFAEGILVAERLAGLKAVPIDYDGVPRVTYCHPEVASVGITEAKAKEIYGADKVVALKYNLAGNGKSKILNTSGEIKLVQVKDGAVVGVHMVGDRMGEQVGEAQLIYNWEALPAEVAQLIHAHPTQNEALGEAHLALAGKPLHSHD from the coding sequence GTGGCGAACGACGCCAGCACCGTTTTCGACCTAGTGATCCTCGGCGGTGGTAGTGGCGGTTACGCCGCGGCCCTGCGCGGGGCTCAGCTGGGCCTGGACGTCGCCCTGATCGAGAAGGACAAGGTCGGCGGCACCTGCCTGCACCGGGGTTGCATCCCCACCAAGGCCCTGCTGCACGCGGGCGAGATCGCCGACCAGGCCCGCGAGAGCGAGCAGTTCGGCGTCAAGGCCACCTTCGAGGGCATCGACGTCCCCGCGGTCCACAAGTACAAGGACGGCGTCATCTCCGGCCTGTACAAGGGCCTGCAGGGACTCATCGCCTCCCGCAAGGTGACGTACATCGAGGGCACGGGCCGTCTGTCGTCCCCGACCTCCGTCGACGTGAACGGCCAGCGCGTCCAGGGCCGCCACGTCCTGCTGGCGACCGGCTCCGTGCCGAAGTCGCTGCCGGGCCTGGAGATCGACGGCGACCGGATCATCTCCTCCGACCACGCCCTCGTCCTGGACCGCGTGCCGAAGTCCGCGATCATCCTGGGCGGCGGCGTCATCGGCGTCGAGTTCGCCTCGGCGTGGAAGTCCTTCGGCTCGGACGTCACGATCATCGAGGGCCTCAAGCACCTGGCGCCCCTCGAGGACGAGAACTCCTCCAAGCTTCTTGAGCGCGCTTTCCGCAAGCGCGGCATCAAGTTCAACCTGGGCACCTTCTTCTCGAAGGCCGAGTACACCGCCGACGGCGTCAAGGTCACCCTGGCCGACGGCAAGGAGTTCGAGGCCGAGGTCCTGCTGGTCGCGGTGGGCCGCGGGCCCGTCTCGGCCGGTCTGGGCTACGAGGAGCAGGGCGTCGCGATCGACCGCGGCTACGTCCTGGTCGACGAGTACATGCGCACCAACGTCCCGACCATCTCCGCCGTCGGCGACCTGGTCCCCACGCTCCAGCTCGCGCACGTCGGCTTCGCCGAGGGCATCCTGGTGGCGGAGCGGCTGGCCGGTCTGAAGGCCGTCCCGATCGACTACGACGGTGTCCCGCGGGTGACGTACTGCCACCCCGAGGTCGCCTCCGTGGGCATCACCGAGGCCAAGGCCAAGGAGATCTACGGCGCGGACAAGGTCGTCGCTCTGAAGTACAACCTGGCGGGCAACGGCAAGAGCAAGATCCTGAACACCTCGGGCGAGATCAAGCTCGTCCAGGTCAAGGACGGCGCCGTGGTCGGCGTCCACATGGTCGGCGACCGTATGGGCGAGCAGGTCGGCGAAGCCCAGCTGATCTACAACTGGGAGGCGCTGCCGGCCGAGGTCGCGCAGCTCATCCACGCCCACCCGACGCAGAACGAGGCGCTCGGCGAGGCTCACCTGGCCCTGGCGGGCAAGCCGCTGCACTCGCACGACTGA
- the sucB gene encoding 2-oxoglutarate dehydrogenase, E2 component, dihydrolipoamide succinyltransferase: MAVSVTLPALGESVTEGTVTRWLKAEGERVEADEPLLEVSTDKVDTEIPSPVSGILASIKVAEDETVEVGAELALIDDGTGAPVAAPAPAAEPVAAPAAPAPVAEAPAAPAPAPAAPAAAPAAPAGGATGTDVVLPALGESVTEGTVTRWLKQVGEEVAEDEPLLEVSTDKVDTEIPAPVAGVLLEIVVAEDETAEVGAKLAVIGAPGAAPAAAPAPAAPAPAPVAAAPAPAPAPVAPAPAPVAPPAPAPAPAPAPVAAAPAPVAPAPAPVAPAPVAPVAPAPAAPAGDDGAYVTPLVRKLAAENGVDLAAVKGTGVGGRIRKQDVLAAAEAAKAAAAAPAPAAAPAAAAAKKTPSLEVSPLRGQTVKMTRIRKVIGDNMVKALREQAQLSSVVEVDITRLMKLRAQAKDSFAAREGVKLSPMPFFVKAAAQALKAHPVINARINEAEGTITYFDSENVGIAVDSEKGLMTPVIKGAGDLNIAGISKATADLAGKVRANKITPDELSGATFTISNTGSRGALFDTIIVPPNQVAILGIGATVKRPAVIETEEGTVIGVRDMTYLTLSYDHRLVDGADAARYLTAVKAILEAGEFEVELGL; this comes from the coding sequence ATGGCGGTTTCCGTAACCCTTCCGGCGCTCGGCGAGAGCGTCACCGAGGGCACCGTCACCCGCTGGCTGAAGGCCGAGGGTGAGCGCGTCGAGGCCGACGAGCCGTTGCTCGAGGTCTCGACCGACAAGGTCGACACCGAGATCCCCTCGCCCGTGTCCGGCATTCTCGCGTCCATCAAGGTCGCCGAGGACGAGACGGTCGAGGTCGGCGCCGAGCTGGCCCTCATCGACGACGGCACGGGCGCCCCCGTTGCCGCCCCTGCCCCGGCCGCCGAGCCCGTGGCGGCTCCGGCCGCTCCGGCCCCGGTCGCCGAGGCCCCCGCGGCTCCGGCCCCGGCTCCCGCGGCTCCGGCCGCCGCCCCCGCCGCTCCGGCCGGTGGCGCCACCGGCACCGACGTGGTCCTGCCCGCCCTCGGCGAGTCCGTCACCGAGGGCACCGTCACCCGCTGGCTGAAGCAGGTCGGCGAGGAGGTCGCGGAGGACGAGCCCCTGCTCGAGGTCTCCACGGACAAGGTCGACACCGAGATCCCCGCGCCGGTCGCCGGCGTGCTGCTGGAGATCGTGGTCGCCGAGGACGAGACCGCCGAGGTCGGCGCGAAGCTGGCCGTCATCGGCGCCCCGGGCGCGGCTCCGGCTGCCGCCCCGGCCCCCGCCGCCCCGGCCCCGGCGCCCGTCGCCGCCGCCCCGGCGCCCGCTCCGGCTCCGGTGGCTCCGGCCCCCGCTCCGGTCGCTCCGCCCGCCCCGGCTCCGGCTCCCGCGCCCGCTCCGGTGGCCGCCGCCCCGGCTCCGGTCGCCCCGGCCCCCGCGCCGGTCGCTCCGGCTCCGGTCGCCCCGGTCGCCCCCGCGCCCGCGGCTCCCGCCGGTGACGACGGCGCCTACGTGACCCCGCTGGTGCGCAAGCTCGCCGCCGAGAACGGCGTCGACCTGGCCGCCGTCAAGGGCACCGGCGTCGGCGGACGGATCCGCAAGCAGGACGTCCTCGCCGCCGCCGAGGCCGCGAAGGCCGCCGCGGCCGCTCCGGCTCCGGCCGCCGCCCCGGCTGCCGCCGCCGCGAAGAAGACCCCCTCCCTGGAGGTCTCCCCGCTGCGTGGCCAGACCGTCAAGATGACCCGCATCCGCAAGGTCATCGGCGACAACATGGTCAAGGCGCTGCGAGAGCAGGCCCAGCTGTCGTCGGTCGTCGAGGTCGACATCACCCGGCTGATGAAGCTCCGCGCGCAGGCGAAGGACTCCTTCGCGGCCCGTGAGGGCGTCAAGCTCTCCCCGATGCCGTTCTTCGTGAAGGCGGCGGCCCAGGCGCTGAAGGCCCACCCGGTCATCAACGCCCGGATCAACGAGGCCGAGGGCACCATCACGTACTTCGACTCGGAGAACGTCGGCATCGCCGTCGACTCCGAGAAGGGTCTGATGACGCCGGTCATCAAGGGTGCGGGCGACCTGAACATCGCCGGCATCTCCAAGGCCACGGCCGATCTGGCGGGCAAGGTCCGCGCCAACAAGATCACCCCGGACGAGCTGTCCGGCGCGACCTTCACCATCTCCAACACCGGCTCGCGCGGCGCGCTGTTCGACACGATCATCGTGCCGCCGAACCAGGTCGCGATCCTCGGCATCGGCGCCACGGTCAAGCGTCCGGCCGTCATCGAGACGGAGGAGGGCACGGTCATCGGCGTCCGCGACATGACGTACCTGACCCTGTCCTACGACCACCGTCTGGTGGACGGCGCCGACGCGGCCCGTTACCTGACCGCGGTCAAGGCGATCCTGGAAGCGGGCGAGTTCGAGGTCGAGCTCGGCCTCTGA
- a CDS encoding type II toxin-antitoxin system PemK/MazF family toxin, whose translation MSIQRGDVWDVDTGKGVRTVLVVSLDGLADAYGVVVTLVLHAPAVHPDTAMSVRLSSPVAASVVAVDLLQLSAARFDTATAHGNIGPEQLALVDDALRAVLDL comes from the coding sequence GTGAGCATCCAACGGGGGGACGTGTGGGACGTCGACACCGGCAAAGGCGTCCGCACGGTACTCGTCGTCAGCCTTGACGGGCTCGCCGACGCCTACGGGGTGGTCGTGACCCTGGTCCTGCACGCCCCGGCCGTGCACCCCGACACGGCCATGAGCGTCCGCCTGTCGTCCCCCGTCGCCGCCTCCGTCGTCGCCGTCGACCTGCTCCAGCTCTCCGCAGCCCGGTTCGACACCGCCACCGCACACGGCAACATCGGCCCGGAACAGCTTGCGCTCGTCGACGACGCGCTCCGCGCGGTACTCGACCTCTAG
- a CDS encoding GntR family transcriptional regulator produces MTAPVVHSLREQIREHIVEGIVSGRWKPGERIVERRIATELEVSQTPVREALRELESLRLIESAPNKGVRVRNLTAADLEESYPVRAGLEAIAAELAAQRLAEDCSALEPHVAALYEADRDADGTGQVRHTVGFHRELVRAAGNSVLLHTWEGLGIEVFTALSIRWLGTVQQSYAEEHEELVAAFKRRDPRIAELVKAHVLGCAPRA; encoded by the coding sequence ATGACCGCGCCCGTCGTCCACTCGCTGCGCGAACAGATCCGCGAGCACATCGTGGAGGGGATCGTCAGCGGGCGCTGGAAGCCGGGCGAGCGGATCGTGGAGCGGCGGATCGCGACCGAGCTGGAGGTCTCCCAGACGCCGGTGCGGGAGGCGCTGCGCGAGCTGGAGTCGCTGCGGCTGATCGAGTCCGCGCCGAACAAGGGCGTCCGGGTGCGCAACCTCACGGCCGCGGACCTGGAGGAGAGCTACCCCGTACGGGCCGGTCTGGAGGCCATCGCGGCGGAGCTGGCGGCCCAGCGGCTCGCGGAGGACTGCTCGGCCCTGGAGCCGCATGTCGCGGCGCTGTACGAGGCGGACCGGGACGCGGACGGCACCGGCCAGGTGCGGCACACCGTGGGCTTCCACCGGGAGCTGGTGCGCGCGGCCGGGAACTCGGTGCTGCTGCACACCTGGGAGGGCCTGGGCATCGAGGTGTTCACGGCGCTGTCGATCCGCTGGCTGGGGACGGTGCAGCAGTCGTACGCGGAGGAGCACGAGGAGTTGGTGGCCGCGTTCAAGCGGCGCGACCCCCGGATCGCCGAACTGGTGAAGGCGCATGTGCTGGGGTGCGCGCCGCGGGCGTGA
- the aceE gene encoding pyruvate dehydrogenase (acetyl-transferring), homodimeric type, whose protein sequence is MTDPHAIQPSALDQLPDRDPEETAEWQASLDAVTQAAGPHRAAYLMRRTLERAEGNGIALPKLLETDYVNTIPTAAEPSAPGDAELERKITAWNRWNAAAMVTRGAKHGVGGHIATFASAAWLYETGFNHFFKGKEADGSGDQLYIQGHASPGIYARAFLDGRLTEQQLDHFRQESGGNGLPSYPHPRRLPWLWEFPTVSMGLGPLSAIYQARFNRYLTNRGIKDVSQSHVWAFLGDGEMDEPESTAALALASREGLDNLTFVINCNLQRLDGPVRANFKIVQELEAQFRGAGWNVVKSLWGSAWDELLQLDTTGALVRRLREVPDAQVQTYQTRDAAYIRQDFFGKDPALVELAKLLSDDKILECFHLSRGGHEASKVYAAYKAAVEFKGAPTVILAQTVKGHTLGEGFASKNANHQMKKLSVDEFKAMRDLLELPIKDSDFVDGVVPYGHPGADSPEVRYLQERRAALGGPAPARRTHALAPLPAPAEKTFASFDKGSGTQNVATTMAFVRLVKDLVRDKETGKRWVPIVPDEARTFGMESLFPSLGIYSPKGQTYEPVDRDQLMYYKEAKNGQILNEGITEAGSMADFIAASTAYSTHGEAMIPFYIFYSMFGWQRTADQMWQLGDQLGRGFLVGATAGRTTLTGEGLQHADGHSPVIAATNPAALSYDPAFAYEVAAIVKDGLRRMYGEAAPGEDSNVFYYLTVYNEPLPQPAKPSAPGVDEGIVKGLYRFNTAESAGLTPVANAPRIQLLGSGTAIHWALKAQKLLAEEWGVAADVWSATSWTELRRDALEADAGLLRGEERTPYVRQALQGAEGPVLAVSDYMRQVPDQIAQWVEQDYSSLGADGFGLSDTREAARRHFGVDAESIVVAALAQLARRGEVKATAVKEARERYGL, encoded by the coding sequence ATGACCGACCCCCACGCCATCCAGCCGAGCGCGCTCGACCAGCTCCCCGACCGGGACCCGGAGGAGACCGCCGAATGGCAGGCCTCCCTGGACGCCGTCACCCAGGCGGCCGGGCCGCACCGTGCCGCGTATCTGATGCGGCGCACGCTGGAGCGTGCCGAGGGCAACGGCATCGCGCTGCCCAAGCTGCTCGAGACGGACTACGTCAACACCATCCCCACCGCCGCCGAGCCGTCCGCGCCCGGCGACGCGGAGCTGGAGCGGAAGATCACCGCGTGGAACCGCTGGAACGCGGCCGCGATGGTGACCCGGGGCGCGAAACACGGCGTCGGCGGCCACATCGCCACCTTCGCCTCCGCGGCCTGGCTGTACGAGACCGGCTTCAACCACTTCTTCAAGGGCAAGGAGGCCGACGGGTCCGGCGACCAGCTCTACATCCAGGGCCACGCCTCCCCCGGCATCTACGCCCGCGCCTTCCTCGACGGCCGGCTGACCGAGCAGCAGCTCGACCACTTCCGTCAGGAGTCGGGCGGCAACGGCCTCCCGTCGTACCCGCACCCCCGCCGCCTGCCCTGGCTGTGGGAGTTCCCGACGGTGTCGATGGGCCTCGGCCCGCTGTCGGCGATCTACCAGGCGCGCTTCAACCGCTATCTGACCAACCGCGGCATCAAGGACGTCTCGCAGTCGCACGTCTGGGCGTTCCTCGGCGACGGCGAGATGGACGAGCCCGAGTCGACGGCGGCACTCGCGCTCGCCTCCCGCGAGGGTCTGGACAACCTGACCTTCGTCATCAACTGCAACCTGCAGCGCCTCGACGGCCCGGTCCGCGCGAACTTCAAGATCGTGCAGGAGCTGGAGGCCCAGTTCCGCGGCGCCGGCTGGAACGTCGTGAAGTCGCTGTGGGGCTCCGCCTGGGACGAGCTGCTCCAGCTCGACACCACGGGCGCGCTGGTCCGCCGGCTGCGCGAGGTGCCGGACGCCCAGGTGCAGACGTACCAGACGCGTGACGCTGCCTACATCCGCCAGGACTTCTTCGGCAAGGACCCGGCGCTCGTCGAGCTGGCGAAGCTGCTCAGCGACGACAAGATCCTGGAGTGCTTCCACCTCTCCCGCGGCGGCCACGAGGCCTCCAAGGTGTACGCCGCGTACAAGGCGGCCGTGGAGTTCAAGGGCGCGCCGACGGTGATCCTGGCGCAGACGGTCAAGGGCCACACCCTCGGCGAGGGCTTCGCGTCGAAGAACGCCAACCACCAGATGAAGAAGCTGTCGGTGGACGAGTTCAAGGCGATGCGCGACCTCCTGGAGCTGCCGATCAAGGACAGCGACTTCGTCGACGGGGTCGTGCCCTACGGCCACCCCGGCGCCGACTCTCCCGAGGTCCGCTACCTCCAGGAGCGCCGCGCGGCCCTCGGCGGCCCGGCCCCGGCCCGCCGTACGCACGCGCTCGCCCCGCTCCCGGCTCCCGCCGAGAAGACGTTCGCGTCCTTCGACAAGGGCTCCGGCACGCAGAACGTGGCGACCACGATGGCCTTCGTCCGTCTCGTCAAGGACCTGGTCCGCGACAAGGAGACCGGGAAGCGCTGGGTGCCGATCGTCCCCGACGAGGCGCGCACCTTCGGCATGGAGTCGCTCTTCCCGTCCCTCGGGATCTACTCCCCCAAGGGCCAGACGTACGAGCCGGTCGACCGTGACCAGCTGATGTACTACAAGGAGGCCAAGAACGGCCAGATCCTCAACGAGGGGATCACCGAGGCCGGTTCGATGGCCGACTTCATCGCCGCGTCCACCGCGTACTCCACGCACGGTGAGGCGATGATCCCGTTCTACATCTTCTACTCGATGTTCGGCTGGCAGCGCACGGCCGACCAGATGTGGCAGCTCGGCGACCAGCTCGGCCGCGGCTTCCTGGTCGGCGCGACGGCCGGCCGCACCACGCTGACGGGCGAGGGCCTGCAGCACGCCGACGGCCACTCCCCGGTCATCGCGGCGACGAACCCGGCCGCCCTGTCGTACGACCCGGCGTTCGCGTACGAGGTCGCGGCGATCGTCAAGGACGGTCTGCGCCGGATGTACGGCGAGGCGGCTCCGGGCGAGGACTCGAACGTCTTCTACTACCTGACGGTCTACAACGAGCCGCTCCCGCAGCCCGCCAAGCCGTCCGCCCCCGGCGTCGACGAGGGCATCGTCAAGGGCCTGTACCGCTTCAACACGGCGGAGTCGGCCGGTCTGACCCCGGTGGCCAACGCCCCGCGCATCCAGCTGCTGGGCTCCGGCACGGCGATCCACTGGGCGCTCAAGGCGCAGAAGCTGCTCGCCGAGGAGTGGGGCGTGGCCGCCGACGTGTGGTCCGCGACCTCCTGGACCGAGCTGCGCCGCGACGCGCTGGAGGCCGACGCCGGCCTGCTGCGCGGCGAGGAGCGCACGCCGTACGTCCGTCAGGCGCTCCAGGGCGCGGAGGGCCCGGTGCTCGCGGTCTCCGACTACATGCGCCAGGTCCCGGACCAGATCGCGCAGTGGGTCGAGCAGGACTACTCCTCGCTGGGCGCGGACGGCTTCGGCCTCTCCGACACCCGTGAGGCGGCCCGCCGCCACTTCGGCGTCGACGCCGAGTCGATCGTCGTCGCGGCCCTGGCCCAGCTCGCCCGGCGCGGCGAGGTCAAGGCGACAGCCGTGAAGGAGGCGCGCGAGCGCTACGGCCTGTAG
- a CDS encoding YafY family protein — translation MRAARLIKMVLLLQSRPAMTAGELARELEVSERTVTRDAQALSEAGVPVYAERGRAGGYRLVGGYRTRLTGLARGEAEALFLSGVPGALREMGLEDVGSAARLKVSAALLPSLRDAPHTAAQRFHLDAPAWFREPAASPLLPAIADAVWDDRRIATRYRRGKGEPQAEAIRELEPYGLVLKAGVWYLCARVVADAGAAEAGGAGAADAGGAEAVGGAEAAGAGAGAAGASLFRTYRVDRFVEAEGLKDRFSRDEAFDLPAFWAEQAEGFARSLLRDEVVLRLSAAGVRRLPHAVDPVAARDALATAGEPDGRGWVTVTLGVESQDVAHTQLTALGPEAEVVSPGSLRRRLAEDAARLAELYRR, via the coding sequence ATGCGCGCTGCCCGCCTGATCAAGATGGTGCTCCTGCTCCAGTCCCGGCCCGCCATGACCGCCGGCGAGCTGGCCCGCGAGCTGGAGGTGTCGGAGCGTACGGTCACACGGGACGCGCAGGCCCTGTCGGAGGCCGGGGTGCCGGTGTACGCGGAGCGGGGTCGGGCCGGGGGGTATCGGCTCGTCGGGGGTTACCGGACGCGGCTGACCGGGCTGGCGCGGGGCGAGGCCGAAGCGCTGTTCCTGAGCGGAGTGCCGGGCGCACTGCGGGAGATGGGGCTCGAGGACGTCGGCTCGGCCGCCCGGCTGAAGGTCTCGGCGGCCCTGCTCCCCTCCCTGCGGGACGCTCCGCACACGGCGGCCCAACGGTTCCATCTGGACGCGCCGGCCTGGTTCCGGGAACCGGCCGCCTCGCCGCTCCTGCCGGCGATCGCGGACGCGGTGTGGGACGACCGCCGGATCGCGACCCGCTACCGACGCGGCAAGGGGGAGCCGCAGGCGGAGGCGATACGGGAACTGGAGCCGTACGGCCTCGTGCTCAAGGCGGGGGTCTGGTACCTGTGCGCCCGGGTGGTGGCCGACGCCGGGGCGGCTGAGGCGGGCGGGGCCGGGGCGGCTGATGCGGGCGGGGCCGAGGCGGTGGGCGGGGCCGAGGCGGCCGGGGCCGGGGCGGGAGCAGCGGGGGCCAGCTTGTTTCGGACGTATCGGGTTGATCGGTTCGTCGAGGCCGAAGGGTTGAAGGATCGTTTCAGCAGGGACGAGGCGTTCGACCTTCCCGCCTTCTGGGCCGAGCAGGCCGAGGGGTTCGCGCGGTCGCTTCTGCGGGACGAGGTCGTGCTGCGGCTCTCGGCGGCGGGGGTGCGCAGACTGCCGCACGCCGTGGATCCGGTGGCCGCGCGGGACGCCCTGGCGACGGCCGGGGAGCCCGACGGCCGGGGGTGGGTGACGGTGACGCTGGGCGTGGAGTCGCAGGACGTGGCGCACACTCAGCTCACGGCGCTGGGCCCGGAGGCGGAGGTGGTGTCCCCCGGGTCGCTGCGGCGACGGCTGGCCGAGGACGCGGCGCGGCTGGCCGAGTTGTACCGGCGGTGA
- a CDS encoding DUF4240 domain-containing protein — MDETEFWELVDASREAAEGDPEEQADLLVERLLRLDPESVLDFARHFESRYNRAYRWDLWGAAWVLLDGASDDAFDFFRCWLIGQGREVFEGALHGDPDSLADLLDDFDEEIDGDGEELGYAADEAYEQLTGTVAPDLGIPPAPAEPEGAPVAFENEGALAERYPRLWQRFKE; from the coding sequence ATGGACGAGACGGAGTTCTGGGAGCTGGTGGACGCCTCCCGTGAGGCCGCGGAGGGCGACCCCGAGGAGCAGGCCGACCTGCTCGTGGAGCGGCTGCTCCGGCTGGACCCGGAGTCCGTGCTCGACTTCGCCCGGCACTTCGAGTCCCGCTACAACCGCGCCTACCGCTGGGACCTGTGGGGCGCGGCCTGGGTGCTGCTGGACGGCGCGAGCGACGACGCCTTCGACTTCTTCCGGTGCTGGCTGATCGGACAGGGCCGCGAGGTCTTCGAGGGGGCCCTGCACGGCGACCCGGACTCGCTCGCCGATCTGCTGGACGACTTCGACGAGGAGATCGACGGGGACGGCGAGGAACTCGGTTACGCGGCCGACGAGGCCTACGAGCAGCTCACCGGGACCGTCGCCCCGGACCTGGGCATTCCGCCCGCGCCCGCCGAGCCCGAGGGCGCACCGGTCGCGTTCGAGAACGAGGGGGCGCTGGCCGAGCGGTATCCCCGGCTGTGGCAGCGCTTCAAGGAGTGA